Proteins from one Pseudarthrobacter sp. BIM B-2242 genomic window:
- a CDS encoding Rrf2 family transcriptional regulator, whose product MKINAFADVSLRALMVLAAAPEATLLTTQNIADAVGTPYNHVSKAMAKLRGLGLIDVERGRSGGARLSPAGRLATVGHVLRALNTRLDAADCIGPGGDCPLINECKLRAALGRAREAFYRELDDVVVAELPGSRQMAPVFQMIGLRPGIKAEAIPAP is encoded by the coding sequence ATGAAAATCAACGCCTTTGCCGATGTCAGCCTTCGGGCCCTGATGGTCCTTGCCGCCGCTCCCGAGGCCACGCTCCTCACCACTCAGAACATCGCCGATGCCGTTGGCACACCGTACAACCACGTCAGCAAGGCGATGGCCAAGCTGCGGGGCCTGGGCCTGATCGACGTTGAACGAGGCAGGAGCGGCGGAGCCCGGCTAAGTCCGGCAGGCAGGCTCGCGACGGTGGGCCACGTCCTGCGGGCACTGAATACGCGGCTGGACGCTGCCGACTGCATCGGTCCCGGCGGCGACTGTCCGCTGATCAACGAGTGCAAACTCCGGGCCGCCCTTGGCCGGGCCCGTGAGGCCTTCTACCGGGAACTCGACGACGTGGTGGTGGCTGAATTGCCGGGATCCAGGCAGATGGCCCCTGTGTTCCAGATGATCGGCCTGCGCCCCGGCATCAAGGCCGAAGCCATCCCGGCCCCCTGA
- a CDS encoding phosphomannomutase/phosphoglucomutase: MTSEQTKTFDLSASFKAYDVRGIVGDSITAEIVEAVGAAFVDVLGLEGQTVLVGGDMRPSSPEFAKAFADGAATRGANVQLLDLISTDELYYACGSLNAAGATFTASHNPAEYNGIKMAKAGAQPISSESGLKEIQALAEEYLNTRSIPVAATLGKIGVHDVLKGYAEYLRELVDLSGSRPLKVVVDAGNGMAGLTTPAVLGDALLPKLPFDIIPLYFELDGSFPNHPANPLEPENLLDLQAAVVKHGADIGLAFDGDADRCFVIDEKGEPVSPSAITGMVARREIARAQAQGEATPTIIHNLLTSRAVPELVANDGGRAVRTRVGHSFIKAVMAEEGAVFGGEHSAHFYFRDFWNADTGMLAAMHVLAALGEQDGPLSELGHEYEPYVSSGEINSEIEDKAGAVERVRVDFAAEDITVDTMDGSTFTANDGSYWFNLRPSNTEPFLRLNVEATDRPLMERVRDRVLANVRR; encoded by the coding sequence GTGACTAGCGAACAGACAAAGACTTTTGACCTTTCGGCATCCTTCAAGGCCTACGACGTCCGGGGCATTGTGGGCGATTCAATCACCGCCGAAATCGTCGAAGCCGTGGGGGCCGCGTTCGTGGATGTCCTCGGGCTGGAAGGCCAGACCGTCCTGGTGGGCGGCGACATGCGCCCCTCCTCCCCCGAGTTCGCCAAGGCCTTCGCCGACGGCGCCGCCACCCGTGGCGCCAACGTTCAGCTCCTTGACCTCATCTCCACCGACGAGCTCTACTACGCCTGCGGCTCCCTGAACGCCGCCGGTGCAACCTTCACCGCCAGCCACAACCCGGCCGAATACAACGGGATCAAGATGGCCAAGGCCGGAGCGCAGCCCATCTCCTCCGAATCGGGACTCAAGGAGATCCAGGCCCTCGCCGAGGAGTACCTGAATACCCGCTCAATCCCGGTGGCCGCCACACTCGGCAAGATCGGAGTCCACGACGTCCTGAAGGGCTACGCCGAATACCTGCGCGAACTGGTGGACCTGTCCGGCAGCCGGCCGCTCAAAGTTGTGGTCGATGCAGGAAACGGCATGGCAGGCCTCACCACGCCCGCCGTCCTGGGCGATGCGCTCCTGCCGAAGCTCCCGTTCGACATTATTCCGCTCTACTTCGAGCTGGATGGCTCCTTCCCCAACCACCCCGCCAACCCCCTCGAGCCCGAGAACCTCCTAGACCTGCAGGCCGCCGTCGTCAAGCACGGCGCCGACATCGGTTTGGCCTTCGACGGCGACGCCGACCGCTGCTTCGTCATCGACGAAAAGGGCGAGCCCGTCTCGCCGTCGGCCATCACAGGCATGGTGGCGCGCCGCGAAATCGCACGCGCCCAGGCCCAGGGCGAGGCGACGCCCACCATCATCCACAACCTGCTCACCTCCCGCGCGGTGCCCGAACTGGTGGCGAACGACGGCGGACGCGCCGTCCGCACGCGCGTGGGCCACTCCTTCATTAAGGCAGTCATGGCCGAGGAAGGTGCCGTCTTCGGCGGTGAGCACTCCGCCCACTTCTACTTCCGCGACTTCTGGAACGCAGACACAGGCATGCTTGCGGCCATGCACGTCCTCGCAGCACTTGGCGAGCAGGACGGCCCGCTGTCTGAGCTGGGCCATGAGTACGAGCCCTACGTCTCGTCCGGTGAGATCAACTCCGAAATTGAGGACAAAGCCGGCGCCGTGGAGCGTGTTCGCGTCGACTTCGCTGCTGAGGACATCACCGTGGACACCATGGACGGCAGCACGTTCACCGCCAACGACGGCAGCTACTGGTTCAACCTCCGCCCGTCCAACACCGAGCCATTCCTCCGACTGAACGTCGAAGCCACGGACCGCCCGCTGATGGAACGCGTGCGCGACCGCGTCCTGGCCAATGTCCGGCGCTAA
- a CDS encoding ATP-dependent DNA helicase RecQ, whose protein sequence is MVDTQNAALLSASPDSPSTTRIQALEVLRELVGHPAADFHDGQFEAIEALVDGGRRALVVQRTGWGKSAVYFVASLLLRRRGAGPTLIVSPLLALMRDQVAAAARAGVRAVAINSANQLEWDTVREQLAADDVDVLLVSPERLTNPSFREHQLPELIRRMGLLVIDEAHCISDWGHDFRPDYRRIADLITQLPESVPVLATTATANSRVVHDIEEQLGAGVLTIRGTLGRDSLRLGVLALPDSRERLGWLLTHLADLPGSGIIYTLTVSAAEDTARLLAEAGHQVQAYTGRTDPADRERAEQLLKDNQVKALVATSALGMGFDKPDLGFVVHLGAPSSPVAYYQQVGRAGRGAANADVLLLPGSEDRDIWQYFATASMPSEEKATAVLTALAEAGTAVSTVALEARVDLRRTPLELLLKVLAVDGAVERVGGGWRSTGIPWVYDAERYSRIAEARVDEQDSMVIYQDTAGCRMEYITSVLDDETAHPCGRCDNCAGRWFPADIAADATAAAGQTLSRAGGILEARLQWPSGMDRLGVPVKGKIKPDEGTANGRILARLTDLGWGGSLRELFAAGATDRPVDPAMLQACVQVLREWATGDGRNPGWSGAGRPAAVVSMPSRTKPELVRSLARGIADIGRMPYLGELSLGHGGPTGSRGGNSAYRLAGVWDRLVVGPELEAALGSLPGQGVMLIDDLVDSRWSLTVAGRALRQAGAGAVLPLVLGQAG, encoded by the coding sequence ATGGTCGATACCCAGAACGCCGCCCTTCTTTCCGCTTCCCCTGATTCACCGTCCACTACCAGGATCCAGGCGCTGGAGGTCCTTCGGGAACTCGTGGGGCATCCCGCGGCGGATTTTCACGATGGGCAGTTTGAGGCAATCGAGGCGCTCGTCGACGGCGGGCGTCGGGCCTTGGTGGTCCAGCGCACCGGTTGGGGAAAATCGGCGGTGTACTTTGTGGCATCGCTGTTGCTGCGCCGCCGGGGAGCCGGACCCACGCTGATTGTCTCGCCGCTGCTCGCCCTGATGCGGGACCAGGTTGCCGCCGCGGCACGCGCGGGGGTGCGCGCTGTGGCCATCAACTCGGCCAACCAGCTGGAGTGGGACACTGTGCGGGAACAGCTTGCTGCCGATGACGTGGACGTCCTGCTGGTCTCGCCCGAACGGCTCACCAACCCTTCCTTCCGGGAACACCAGTTGCCGGAGCTCATCCGGCGGATGGGCCTGCTGGTGATTGATGAAGCCCACTGCATTTCCGACTGGGGCCATGACTTCCGGCCGGACTACCGGCGCATTGCGGACCTGATCACGCAACTGCCGGAATCGGTTCCCGTCCTGGCCACCACGGCAACGGCCAACTCGCGCGTGGTCCACGACATCGAGGAACAGCTGGGCGCCGGCGTTCTGACCATCCGCGGCACGCTCGGCCGTGATTCCCTCCGGTTGGGTGTCCTGGCACTGCCGGACTCCCGCGAACGGCTCGGCTGGCTCCTGACCCACCTCGCCGATTTGCCGGGCAGCGGGATCATCTACACCCTGACTGTTTCCGCTGCGGAGGACACTGCACGGCTCCTCGCCGAGGCAGGGCATCAGGTTCAGGCCTACACCGGCCGGACCGATCCTGCGGACAGGGAGCGCGCCGAGCAGCTGCTCAAGGACAACCAGGTCAAGGCGCTTGTGGCCACCTCCGCCCTGGGAATGGGCTTCGACAAGCCGGACCTCGGTTTTGTGGTCCACCTCGGTGCGCCTTCATCCCCGGTGGCGTACTACCAGCAGGTTGGGCGTGCCGGCCGTGGCGCCGCGAACGCCGATGTGCTGCTCCTGCCGGGGTCTGAGGACCGCGACATCTGGCAATACTTTGCCACGGCGTCCATGCCGTCGGAGGAAAAGGCCACTGCTGTACTTACCGCATTGGCTGAGGCCGGAACCGCCGTCTCAACGGTTGCCTTGGAAGCCCGCGTGGACCTCCGCCGTACGCCGCTGGAGCTGCTGCTGAAGGTGCTGGCCGTGGACGGCGCGGTGGAACGCGTCGGCGGCGGCTGGCGCTCCACTGGCATTCCGTGGGTCTACGACGCCGAGCGCTACAGCCGGATTGCCGAGGCGCGCGTGGATGAGCAGGACTCCATGGTGATCTACCAGGACACTGCGGGGTGCCGGATGGAGTACATCACCTCCGTCCTGGACGATGAGACCGCGCACCCGTGCGGGCGCTGTGACAACTGTGCGGGCCGCTGGTTCCCGGCAGATATTGCCGCTGACGCCACTGCCGCCGCAGGCCAGACGCTGAGCCGCGCAGGCGGCATCCTGGAGGCCCGGCTGCAGTGGCCCAGCGGCATGGACCGCCTCGGTGTCCCGGTCAAGGGCAAAATCAAGCCGGACGAAGGAACGGCCAACGGCCGCATCCTGGCCAGGCTCACTGATCTGGGCTGGGGCGGGTCACTGCGGGAACTGTTCGCGGCCGGGGCAACGGACCGTCCTGTCGATCCGGCCATGCTGCAGGCCTGTGTGCAGGTCCTGCGTGAATGGGCCACCGGTGACGGCCGCAACCCGGGCTGGAGCGGGGCCGGAAGGCCGGCCGCGGTTGTCAGCATGCCTTCCAGGACCAAGCCGGAACTGGTCCGGTCCCTCGCCCGGGGCATTGCCGATATCGGCCGGATGCCGTACCTCGGCGAGCTGTCGCTTGGCCACGGCGGCCCGACGGGAAGCCGTGGCGGCAACAGCGCCTACCGCCTGGCCGGCGTCTGGGACAGGCTGGTGGTGGGCCCTGAGCTCGAGGCGGCCCTGGGTTCACTGCCTGGGCAGGGCGTGATGTTGATCGACGATCTTGTGGACAGCCGGTGGAGCCTTACCGTGGCTGGACGTGCCCTGCGGCAGGCGGGAGCGGGGGCTGTTCTTCCGCTGGTGTTGGGTCAGGCGGGCTGA
- a CDS encoding MFS transporter, whose product MAARMTPTVETATSQAWNPRLALLVAATLFMEFLDGTVLTTAIPNIAGDFGVPAADVNITMTAYLMTVAMGIPLSGWLAERVGARKVFCLAIAVFTVASLACAVSPDLTVLTASRIVQGAGGAMMVPVGTLLVLRGTPKSELLRATAFLVWPALLAPVLAPLVGGALTTYLSWHWIFLINLPLGAAAFIAALRIVPAVSGDPARRLDWFGLVLTTTGVGSLVVGLELATAHPDGPWAALCAAAGVASLAGAVLWMRRAKHPLFDLSVFRTRTFRAMATGGFVYRLTISSVPFLLPLMFQTGFGWSPLHAGIMVAAVFIGNIGIKPATTPLIRRFGFRAMLVLGSLASAITFALCALLTPDTPQAVIFALLVCSGAFRSIGFSAYASVQYADIVPGQLTSANSVSATLVQLAAGSGIAVGALLIRVFDGVALFDADAAGPFRGAFLAMAVLMLLSTADSLSLHRHAGAEVSRPAGPSGASGPGGPGAPAGTLPGGPVSQAVSPPDPTPAEEQPPLPPAAGHVQPR is encoded by the coding sequence ATGGCAGCACGCATGACTCCGACGGTGGAAACCGCCACCAGCCAGGCGTGGAATCCCCGCCTCGCGCTGCTGGTTGCCGCCACGCTCTTTATGGAATTTCTGGACGGCACCGTCCTCACCACGGCCATTCCCAACATTGCCGGGGACTTCGGCGTGCCCGCGGCCGACGTGAACATTACTATGACCGCCTATCTCATGACCGTGGCCATGGGCATTCCGCTCAGCGGCTGGCTGGCCGAACGGGTGGGGGCACGGAAAGTCTTCTGCCTCGCAATTGCCGTTTTCACCGTCGCTTCACTGGCCTGCGCCGTAAGCCCGGACCTGACCGTGCTTACGGCGAGCAGGATCGTCCAGGGGGCGGGCGGAGCCATGATGGTCCCGGTGGGTACGCTGCTGGTCCTCCGCGGGACACCCAAGTCGGAACTCCTGCGGGCGACTGCCTTCCTGGTCTGGCCGGCGCTCCTGGCTCCTGTCCTGGCGCCCTTGGTAGGCGGTGCACTGACCACCTACCTCTCCTGGCACTGGATCTTCCTCATCAACCTGCCGCTTGGTGCGGCCGCGTTCATTGCAGCACTCCGGATTGTGCCGGCCGTTTCCGGTGACCCGGCCCGCCGGCTGGACTGGTTCGGGCTCGTACTGACCACAACGGGGGTGGGGTCGCTGGTGGTTGGCCTGGAACTGGCCACTGCCCATCCCGACGGACCGTGGGCTGCACTCTGCGCGGCTGCTGGAGTGGCGTCCCTTGCGGGTGCCGTGCTCTGGATGCGCCGGGCCAAACACCCGCTCTTTGATCTTTCGGTCTTTCGTACGAGGACTTTCCGGGCCATGGCCACGGGCGGCTTTGTGTACCGCCTGACCATCAGTTCGGTGCCATTCCTGCTGCCGCTGATGTTCCAGACCGGCTTCGGCTGGTCCCCGCTGCACGCCGGGATCATGGTGGCGGCCGTGTTCATCGGCAACATCGGCATCAAGCCGGCCACCACGCCCCTGATCCGGCGGTTCGGGTTCCGGGCCATGCTGGTCCTGGGCTCGCTGGCTTCCGCCATCACCTTCGCACTGTGTGCCCTGCTGACTCCGGACACGCCTCAGGCCGTAATCTTTGCCCTGCTGGTGTGCAGCGGGGCTTTCCGCTCCATAGGGTTCTCCGCGTACGCCTCGGTGCAGTATGCGGACATCGTGCCGGGGCAGCTCACATCGGCCAACTCGGTTTCAGCCACGCTCGTTCAGCTGGCCGCGGGCTCCGGGATTGCCGTCGGCGCGCTGCTGATCCGGGTATTCGACGGCGTGGCACTCTTCGACGCGGACGCAGCCGGCCCGTTCCGGGGCGCGTTCCTCGCCATGGCGGTCCTGATGCTCCTCAGCACGGCGGACAGCCTGTCCCTGCACCGGCATGCCGGGGCGGAGGTCAGTCGCCCCGCCGGTCCCAGCGGCGCGAGTGGCCCCGGCGGTCCGGGCGCTCCCGCTGGCACCCTACCCGGCGGCCCGGTCAGTCAGGCCGTCAGCCCGCCTGACCCAACACCAGCGGAAGAACAGCCCCCGCTCCCGCCTGCCGCAGGGCACGTCCAGCCACGGTAA
- a CDS encoding GNAT family N-acetyltransferase, translating into MMPELSVRRAVAADVERLAEVHIRCWRETYRGMLSDAFLAAVDPAGRLALWHQLLDRPEPAEVWTACDDGTVVGFAGIRRLPAPGSPEGHPPPASGDLELWGLYLLASHQGLGLGRRLLQAALGTRAASLWVAADNHKAIGFYTRFGFSPDGAEDTIPDWENLRDIRMVRAVQPAV; encoded by the coding sequence ATGATGCCTGAGTTGTCGGTGCGGCGGGCAGTGGCCGCTGACGTGGAGCGGCTGGCCGAGGTCCACATCCGCTGCTGGCGGGAGACATACCGCGGCATGCTCTCCGACGCTTTCCTGGCCGCCGTTGATCCGGCAGGACGCCTCGCGCTGTGGCACCAACTGCTGGACCGGCCTGAACCTGCCGAGGTGTGGACAGCCTGCGACGACGGCACCGTGGTGGGATTCGCCGGCATCCGCCGCTTGCCCGCTCCCGGCTCACCGGAGGGCCACCCGCCGCCGGCGTCCGGTGACCTGGAGCTGTGGGGACTGTACCTGCTGGCGTCGCACCAGGGGCTGGGCCTGGGCCGCCGGCTTCTCCAAGCTGCCCTGGGCACGCGGGCGGCAAGCCTGTGGGTGGCCGCCGACAACCACAAGGCCATCGGTTTCTACACCCGGTTCGGCTTTTCTCCCGACGGCGCCGAGGACACCATCCCGGACTGGGAAAACCTCCGCGACATCAGGATGGTCCGCGCCGTGCAGCCTGCTGTCTGA
- a CDS encoding prolyl oligopeptidase family protein, producing the protein MTTTAADQAPGSSSATPSAVAPEPIDENVWLEDVYGEEPLAWVREQNARTEDLLEDADYAALEGSILEVLDSTDRIAMVGKRGDWYYNFWKDSTNPKGLWRRTTWESYLTDSPEWDVLLDVDALAAAEGVEWVFHGATFLRPAAGERYRLALVALSPDGGDANRYREFDVDTRTFVDAAAGGFDLPTAKGNLSWLDADTLLVASTAVGLPATASGYARTAVTLRRGEALAAAPRLFEIPEDHMLAVVAHDSTPGFERTFAVDYIDFHNRSTFLRAGESWLEIEAPTDVNLSAHREWLLFRPQQDWAVGERTYPAGSLLAANFDDYLAGSRDLLVLFTPDAHTSLQSWSWTRNFLLLNLLRDVSSEIRVLDPAAPATSPTGSGSWASSLLDACPPLHDVNAYAVDDEDEGPADGGAGDDFWLVATGFTTPSTLMRGTLERAAAGSSGSANAAAGSEASSDAVSAVSTGVVSRHAEVKASPSFFDDASYEVQQHFAVSADGTRVPYFQVASRDLVLDGQNPTQLSGYGGFEVSRTPAYSGTVGRAWLERRTTATEGAGASQHSRGGVYVVANIRGGGEYGPGWHRAALKENRHRAFEDFAAVAQHLVSRGVTSRERLGCVGGSNGGLLVGNMLTSYPELFGAVSCGVPLLDMRRYTRLSAGHSWIAEYGDPDVPEEWEYIRTFSPYHLLKDGVEYPETFIWTATSDDRVGPVQARKMAARMEAMGIPNVWYHEALEGGHAGASDNRQAAALQARSQHFLWRTLAGG; encoded by the coding sequence ATGACCACCACTGCAGCTGATCAAGCGCCCGGTTCATCATCCGCCACCCCCTCCGCGGTTGCCCCTGAGCCCATTGACGAGAATGTCTGGCTGGAGGACGTCTACGGCGAAGAGCCCCTGGCCTGGGTCCGCGAGCAGAACGCCCGCACCGAGGACCTCCTGGAGGACGCCGATTACGCGGCCCTGGAGGGAAGCATCCTGGAGGTGCTCGACTCGACGGACAGGATCGCCATGGTGGGTAAGCGTGGCGACTGGTACTACAACTTCTGGAAGGACAGCACCAACCCGAAGGGGCTGTGGCGCCGCACCACCTGGGAGAGCTACCTCACCGACTCCCCCGAATGGGACGTCCTGCTGGACGTGGACGCGCTGGCCGCGGCCGAGGGGGTCGAGTGGGTTTTCCATGGAGCCACTTTCCTGCGCCCGGCTGCCGGCGAACGCTACCGCCTGGCGCTGGTGGCGCTCTCCCCCGACGGCGGTGACGCCAACCGCTACCGCGAGTTCGACGTCGACACCCGCACCTTCGTGGATGCGGCCGCCGGCGGTTTCGACCTCCCGACGGCGAAGGGGAACCTCTCGTGGCTGGATGCGGATACGCTGCTGGTCGCCTCCACAGCCGTGGGGCTGCCCGCGACGGCTTCAGGGTACGCCCGCACGGCCGTGACCCTGCGGCGAGGAGAGGCCCTTGCCGCGGCTCCCCGATTGTTCGAGATTCCCGAGGACCACATGCTGGCTGTGGTGGCGCACGATTCCACTCCCGGCTTCGAGCGCACGTTCGCCGTGGACTACATCGACTTCCACAACCGCAGCACCTTCCTCCGGGCCGGGGAATCCTGGCTGGAGATCGAAGCTCCCACTGACGTCAACCTCAGCGCCCACCGCGAGTGGCTGCTGTTCCGGCCCCAGCAGGACTGGGCCGTCGGCGAAAGGACGTACCCGGCCGGTTCACTGCTCGCCGCCAATTTCGACGACTACCTCGCCGGGTCCCGGGACCTGTTGGTGCTGTTCACACCGGACGCGCACACCTCGCTGCAGTCATGGAGCTGGACGCGGAACTTCCTGCTCCTAAACCTCCTACGGGACGTATCCTCCGAAATCCGGGTGCTGGATCCGGCGGCCCCGGCAACATCCCCTACCGGTTCGGGCTCGTGGGCGTCGTCGCTGCTGGATGCGTGCCCGCCGCTGCACGACGTCAACGCCTACGCCGTGGACGATGAGGATGAAGGCCCGGCCGACGGCGGTGCCGGCGACGATTTCTGGCTCGTCGCCACGGGCTTCACCACTCCCAGCACGCTGATGCGCGGAACGCTGGAGCGCGCTGCTGCCGGAAGCTCAGGTTCCGCGAACGCTGCGGCGGGCAGTGAGGCCAGCAGCGACGCGGTGAGTGCGGTGAGTACAGGCGTGGTGAGCCGGCACGCGGAAGTGAAGGCATCGCCGTCGTTCTTTGATGATGCCAGCTACGAAGTGCAGCAGCACTTCGCCGTATCCGCGGACGGCACGCGCGTCCCGTACTTCCAGGTGGCCTCGCGGGACCTGGTCCTGGACGGGCAGAACCCCACCCAGCTCTCCGGCTACGGCGGCTTCGAAGTCTCCCGCACGCCCGCCTACAGCGGGACCGTGGGCAGGGCCTGGCTGGAGCGGCGGACCACGGCGACCGAAGGAGCCGGTGCATCGCAACACTCGCGGGGCGGCGTCTACGTGGTGGCCAACATCCGCGGCGGCGGCGAATACGGACCGGGCTGGCACCGGGCGGCCCTGAAAGAAAACCGGCACCGGGCCTTCGAGGACTTCGCCGCCGTAGCGCAGCACCTCGTCTCCCGCGGCGTCACCTCACGGGAGCGGCTTGGCTGTGTCGGCGGGTCCAACGGCGGCCTCCTGGTGGGCAACATGCTGACCAGCTACCCGGAACTGTTCGGTGCAGTTTCCTGTGGCGTGCCGCTGCTGGATATGCGCCGCTACACCAGACTCTCCGCCGGGCACTCCTGGATCGCCGAATACGGCGACCCTGACGTGCCGGAGGAATGGGAGTACATCAGGACGTTCTCGCCGTACCACCTGCTCAAGGACGGTGTGGAGTACCCCGAAACGTTCATCTGGACTGCCACGTCGGACGACAGGGTGGGCCCGGTGCAGGCCCGAAAGATGGCTGCACGGATGGAGGCCATGGGCATCCCGAACGTCTGGTACCACGAGGCCCTGGAAGGTGGTCACGCCGGAGCGTCGGACAACCGGCAGGCTGCCGCGCTCCAGGCCCGCAGCCAGCACTTCCTGTGGCGGACGCTGGCTGGCGGATGA
- a CDS encoding FAD/NAD(P)-binding protein: protein MAASQAVQARADTLYAVGKSSSIRVAIIGAGPRGTSVLERLIAHAAAQTGPVAVHIDVIDPYPAGPGHVWQPGQSRLYLMNTQAFYPTVIPEDPRLAPPVAGTTFDRWRAGQLLNPLPSLSPEELAELAALDSRDFPSRALYGRYLRCTVEELLGRLPDGVTIVFHETEALSVRASADGGTGTTGTAFDVGLAGGASLTADSVVLALGHIPSRLNIEQRELQASAGQLGLRYFPPAVPADVDWSAIPAGEPVLVRGMGLNFFDVMGQLTEGRGGKFIDAGPRLEYQPSGQEPLIVAASRRGTPYRAKAALDGYYPSSVTLRYLTDAALERFGSAGIRPGFDHDLWPLLHRDVLWAYYSTLVRSQPGAVPDQETFLAALDEALRPHAHGSTHWEDAVESVLAVHVVPRHRLDLLGLAAPLSGRSFASRAELDAAVVDYLMDDARRSALGEQDPVKMAIGALHHGRAVLKTAVADGGITDESWVAGLRGWFESFVEGLASGPPALRSEQLAALARAGVVSFVGPDPRFSVDRRAGRFTAVSPWVGSPPMTATTMVEALAPGNRVSANDSPLLQQLLADGLVRPRLMMTAEGAPVQSTGLEVTAHPYRPVSANGSVGEGLYVLGLQLSSNQWGTAIAAEAFQPGGPAYASGQRTLRDADEIAQAVLGY from the coding sequence ATGGCAGCAAGTCAAGCGGTGCAGGCCCGTGCCGATACTCTGTATGCCGTGGGTAAATCGTCGAGCATCAGGGTGGCCATCATTGGCGCAGGCCCGCGGGGTACCAGCGTCCTGGAGCGCCTGATCGCCCACGCCGCCGCCCAGACCGGCCCGGTGGCAGTCCACATCGACGTCATCGACCCCTATCCGGCGGGGCCGGGGCACGTCTGGCAACCCGGACAGTCCCGGCTGTACCTCATGAACACCCAGGCCTTCTACCCCACAGTCATTCCAGAGGATCCCAGGCTCGCTCCGCCCGTTGCCGGCACTACCTTCGACCGCTGGCGTGCCGGGCAGCTGCTTAACCCCTTGCCGTCCCTGTCGCCGGAGGAGCTCGCCGAACTGGCCGCCCTGGACTCACGGGATTTTCCCAGCCGTGCCCTGTACGGCCGCTATCTCCGCTGCACCGTGGAGGAGCTGCTGGGCCGGCTTCCCGACGGCGTCACAATCGTTTTCCACGAAACGGAGGCCTTGTCGGTGCGTGCCTCGGCAGACGGAGGTACCGGCACCACAGGTACCGCGTTCGACGTCGGACTTGCCGGCGGCGCTTCCCTCACTGCCGATTCGGTGGTCCTCGCGCTCGGACATATCCCTTCCAGGCTCAACATCGAGCAGCGTGAACTGCAGGCATCAGCCGGGCAGTTGGGCCTGCGCTACTTCCCTCCGGCTGTGCCCGCGGATGTGGACTGGTCCGCGATCCCGGCGGGCGAGCCGGTCCTGGTCCGGGGCATGGGGCTGAACTTCTTCGACGTGATGGGCCAGCTCACTGAGGGCCGTGGCGGAAAGTTCATCGACGCCGGACCGCGGCTCGAGTACCAGCCGTCGGGCCAGGAGCCGCTGATCGTCGCCGCCTCCCGCCGCGGAACCCCGTACCGTGCCAAGGCTGCGCTGGACGGCTACTACCCGTCGTCGGTCACGTTGCGCTATCTTACCGACGCCGCGCTGGAGCGGTTCGGGTCCGCCGGGATCCGCCCGGGCTTCGACCACGACCTCTGGCCGCTGCTGCACCGTGACGTTCTCTGGGCGTACTACTCCACCCTGGTGCGCTCGCAGCCCGGGGCCGTCCCGGACCAGGAGACATTCCTGGCCGCCCTGGACGAGGCACTGCGGCCGCACGCCCACGGCTCAACCCACTGGGAAGACGCGGTGGAGAGTGTCCTGGCCGTGCACGTCGTGCCGCGGCACCGGCTGGATCTGCTGGGCCTGGCCGCACCCTTGTCCGGGCGGTCGTTTGCCTCGCGCGCTGAACTGGACGCCGCCGTCGTCGATTACCTCATGGATGACGCGCGCCGCTCCGCGCTCGGTGAGCAGGACCCGGTGAAGATGGCAATCGGGGCGCTGCACCACGGGCGCGCTGTTCTGAAAACGGCCGTGGCCGACGGCGGCATCACCGATGAGTCCTGGGTGGCCGGACTCCGTGGCTGGTTTGAATCGTTCGTGGAAGGGCTGGCCAGCGGGCCGCCTGCGCTGCGCTCCGAGCAACTGGCCGCCCTGGCGCGCGCCGGAGTGGTCAGTTTTGTGGGGCCCGACCCCCGTTTCAGTGTGGATCGCCGGGCGGGCAGGTTCACCGCTGTGTCACCGTGGGTGGGCAGCCCGCCAATGACGGCGACGACGATGGTGGAGGCCCTGGCGCCCGGCAACCGGGTCTCCGCCAATGATTCACCCCTCCTGCAGCAGCTCCTCGCGGACGGCCTGGTGCGGCCCCGGCTGATGATGACGGCGGAGGGCGCCCCGGTCCAGTCGACCGGGTTGGAGGTCACCGCGCATCCGTACCGTCCGGTGTCCGCGAACGGCTCAGTGGGCGAGGGGCTGTATGTGCTGGGCCTGCAGCTCTCCTCGAACCAGTGGGGCACGGCTATCGCTGCCGAAGCCTTCCAGCCGGGTGGCCCCGCCTATGCGAGCGGGCAACGGACACTCCGCGATGCGGACGAAATCGCCCAGGCCGTCCTGGGCTACTGA